A genomic window from Halorubrum lacusprofundi ATCC 49239 includes:
- a CDS encoding adenosylcobalamin-dependent ribonucleoside-diphosphate reductase, whose protein sequence is MSSDDVATDEVELPIKRTTGETLEDRLTANAYHNILPARYLRKNADGEPIENPEGLFDRVARNVALAEAVFEAEKQGVEVTVTPDQLKPDHPRRDELAADVFGTGTTATDDVETTLTAHNVNKFAYSTVVPELPEGVREHVEATADRFRDGMESLSFMPNSPTLMNAGDELQQLSACFVDSPADDITDIHQTAKEAAEVFQSGGGMGYAFWKLRPYGDAVGSTGGIASGPITFMRTFDQMCETIAQGGARRGAQMGVMRVSHPDVIQFIHSKNKDVSLAHSLRLNDPDDFTHNSFADALEEARELIDEDGKVPEHLRNAVEGHLSNFNISVGVTDDFMEALYNDEEFTFTNPRTEEPHIATPETKEIYDMFGLGEHVEVGEVLSIPADELWDDMIEGAHENGEPGVIYLERVNKEHSFDTKEHPDHRILATNPCGEQPLEEYEACNLGHINLSTLAAQDAPDWRVWSDEHADEYDTEEAAMSAFLEEAIDFEEFDERIDYGTRFLENVVTMSDFPVEKIEQKVRDMRKIGLGVMGLAQLYIQLGIQYGTEPGNEVARQLMTHINHASKQTSHELATERGTFNDWEESKYANPTEYRDWFEHYTGLDADEWEDGFPIRNHNTTTIAPTGTTSMIGNTTGGCEPIYNVAYYKNVSDDVQGDEMLVEFDDYFLRTLEENDVDVDAVKQEAQEQMATNEFDGVDGLETVPDAIGELFVVTGDLSGKQHASVQCACQEGVDSAISKTCNFPNDATAEEMEEVYRYIYDHGGKGVTVYRDGTRSKQVLTTRAKNAEFADESEAAEAIVEQIGEVFGGVEAFLDNEDVQQAIDAEISDLLEATEQPRIDYSERSPRPDSLNGVTQRVETGYGKLYVTINEDENGLPFELFANIGHSGGYTNSFTEALAKVISTALRSGVDPEEIVDELQGTRSPKVAWDKGEQIQSIPDAIGTALRRYLDDDVDKGIPQQQSLDDVESTVESPSQTDGGAVDAGTETDAPVDGPADAPTADAPDAADDTAGADDAMQELIAAGESPECPECGGMNLYYSEGCKTCESCGWSEC, encoded by the coding sequence ATGAGCAGCGACGACGTCGCCACCGACGAAGTCGAACTGCCGATCAAACGAACCACGGGCGAGACGCTAGAGGACCGTCTCACGGCCAACGCCTATCACAACATCCTGCCCGCGCGCTACCTCCGGAAGAACGCGGACGGGGAGCCGATCGAGAATCCCGAGGGGCTGTTCGACCGCGTCGCGCGCAACGTCGCGCTCGCGGAGGCCGTCTTCGAAGCCGAGAAGCAGGGCGTCGAGGTCACCGTCACGCCCGACCAGCTGAAGCCCGACCACCCGCGTCGCGACGAGCTCGCCGCCGACGTGTTCGGGACCGGGACCACCGCGACCGACGACGTGGAGACGACGCTCACCGCACACAACGTCAATAAGTTCGCGTACTCCACCGTCGTCCCCGAGCTGCCCGAGGGCGTGCGCGAGCACGTCGAAGCGACCGCGGACCGGTTCCGCGACGGGATGGAGTCGCTCTCCTTCATGCCGAACTCGCCGACGCTGATGAACGCGGGCGACGAGCTCCAGCAGCTCTCCGCCTGCTTCGTCGACTCTCCCGCAGACGACATCACCGACATCCACCAGACCGCCAAGGAGGCGGCCGAGGTATTCCAGTCCGGCGGCGGCATGGGGTACGCGTTCTGGAAGCTCCGCCCCTACGGCGACGCGGTCGGCTCGACCGGCGGGATCGCCTCCGGCCCGATCACGTTCATGCGGACGTTCGACCAGATGTGCGAGACGATCGCGCAGGGCGGCGCGCGCCGCGGGGCCCAGATGGGCGTCATGCGCGTCTCGCACCCGGACGTCATCCAGTTCATCCACTCGAAGAACAAGGACGTCTCCCTTGCTCACTCGCTGCGCCTGAACGACCCCGACGACTTCACGCACAACTCCTTCGCGGACGCCTTGGAGGAGGCGCGTGAGCTGATCGACGAGGATGGAAAGGTGCCCGAACACCTCCGAAACGCGGTCGAGGGCCACCTCTCGAACTTCAACATCAGCGTCGGCGTCACCGACGACTTCATGGAGGCGCTGTACAACGACGAGGAGTTCACCTTCACCAACCCGCGCACGGAGGAGCCGCACATCGCGACCCCCGAGACGAAGGAGATCTACGACATGTTCGGCCTCGGCGAGCACGTCGAGGTCGGCGAGGTCCTCTCGATCCCGGCCGACGAGCTCTGGGACGACATGATCGAGGGTGCCCACGAGAACGGTGAACCGGGCGTCATCTACCTCGAACGCGTGAACAAGGAGCACTCCTTCGACACCAAAGAACACCCGGACCACCGGATCCTCGCGACGAACCCCTGCGGCGAGCAGCCGCTGGAGGAGTACGAGGCCTGTAACCTCGGACACATCAACCTCTCGACGCTCGCGGCGCAGGACGCGCCGGACTGGCGCGTCTGGTCCGACGAACACGCCGACGAGTACGACACCGAGGAGGCCGCCATGTCGGCGTTCTTAGAGGAGGCGATCGACTTCGAGGAGTTCGACGAGCGGATCGACTACGGCACCCGCTTCTTAGAGAACGTGGTCACGATGTCGGATTTCCCGGTCGAGAAGATCGAACAGAAGGTCCGCGACATGCGGAAGATCGGACTGGGCGTCATGGGGCTCGCGCAGCTGTACATTCAGCTGGGGATCCAGTACGGCACCGAGCCGGGTAACGAGGTCGCCCGCCAGCTGATGACGCACATCAACCACGCGTCGAAGCAGACCTCCCACGAGCTCGCGACGGAGCGCGGGACGTTCAACGACTGGGAGGAGTCGAAGTACGCGAACCCCACCGAGTACCGCGACTGGTTCGAGCACTATACCGGGCTCGACGCGGACGAGTGGGAGGACGGGTTCCCGATCCGCAACCACAACACGACGACGATCGCGCCCACGGGCACGACGTCGATGATCGGCAACACCACCGGCGGGTGTGAGCCCATCTACAACGTCGCCTACTACAAGAACGTCTCCGACGACGTGCAGGGCGACGAGATGCTCGTCGAGTTCGACGACTACTTCCTGCGCACCTTAGAGGAGAACGACGTCGACGTCGACGCCGTCAAGCAGGAGGCCCAAGAGCAGATGGCGACGAACGAGTTCGACGGCGTAGACGGGCTAGAGACGGTTCCGGACGCGATCGGCGAGTTGTTCGTCGTCACCGGCGACCTCTCGGGCAAGCAGCACGCGTCGGTCCAGTGCGCCTGCCAGGAGGGCGTCGACTCCGCCATCTCGAAGACGTGTAACTTCCCGAACGATGCCACCGCCGAGGAGATGGAAGAGGTGTACCGCTACATCTACGACCACGGCGGGAAGGGCGTCACCGTCTACCGCGACGGAACCCGCTCGAAGCAGGTGCTCACGACGCGCGCGAAGAACGCGGAGTTCGCCGACGAGAGCGAGGCGGCCGAGGCGATCGTCGAGCAGATCGGCGAAGTGTTCGGCGGCGTCGAGGCGTTCCTCGACAACGAGGACGTCCAGCAGGCGATCGACGCGGAGATTTCGGATCTCCTCGAAGCCACCGAGCAGCCTCGGATCGACTACAGCGAGCGCAGCCCGCGCCCCGACTCCCTGAACGGCGTCACCCAGCGGGTCGAGACGGGCTACGGCAAGCTGTACGTCACCATCAACGAGGACGAGAACGGGCTGCCGTTCGAGCTGTTCGCGAACATCGGTCACTCCGGCGGCTACACCAACTCCTTCACGGAGGCGCTCGCGAAAGTCATCTCGACGGCGCTCCGCTCGGGCGTCGATCCCGAGGAGATCGTCGACGAGCTACAGGGTACCCGGAGCCCGAAAGTCGCGTGGGACAAAGGCGAGCAGATCCAGTCGATCCCGGACGCGATCGGCACCGCGCTTCGGCGCTACCTCGACGACGATGTCGATAAGGGGATCCCCCAACAGCAGAGTCTCGACGACGTGGAGAGCACCGTCGAGTCGCCGAGCCAGACCGACGGCGGCGCGGTCGACGCCGGAACCGAGACCGACGCTCCGGTCGACGGTCCGGCCGACGCTCCCACCGCAGACGCCCCCGACGCCGCGGACGACACGGCTGGCGCCGACGACGCGATGCAAGAACTCATCGCGGCGGGCGAATCGCCCGAGTGTCCCGAGTGCGGCGGCATGAACCTCTACTACTCCGAGGGCTGCAAGACGTGCGAGTCGTGCGGCTGGTCGGAGTGTTAG
- a CDS encoding CDC48 family AAA ATPase, with protein sequence MNLTVRPLKQKDAGRRLAAIDRIAAEELGLSGGDIIRVEGPDGAAIARVWPGYPEDDGTGVVRIDGRLRQEADVGIDDRVTVESVDVSRAESVTIAFPSQLRVRGQISPFIRDKLSGQPVTEGQTIRTSLGFGLMGGQSQAVPMKVASTTPSGTVVITDDTEIEISEVPAEELTGPSEAGGSGDGPDVTYEDIGGLDNELEQVREMIELPMRHPELFKRLGIDPPKGVLLHGPPGTGKTLIAKAVANEIDANFHTISGPEIMSKYYGESEEKLREVFEEASEEAPAIIFMDELDSIAPKREEAGGDVERRVVAQLLSLMDGLEERGEVVVIGATNRVDAIDPALRRGGRFDREIEVGVPDRDGRKEILQVHTRNMPLVDGIDLDEYAENTHGFVGADLESLAKESAMHALRRIRPELDLESDEIDADVLNSIQVTESDFKEAMKGIEPSALREVFVEVPDVSWDQVGGLEDTKERLRETIQWPLEYPEVFEELDMQAAKGVLMYGPPGTGKTLLAKAVANESESNFISIKGPELLNKFVGESEKGVREVFSKARENAPTIVFFDEIDSIATERGKNSGDSGVGERVVSQLLTELDGLESLEDVVVIATTNRPDLIDSALLRPGRLDRHVHVPVPDEEARRKILEVHTRNKPLADDVDLDAIARKTEGYVGADIEAVTREASMNASRELIGSVSREEVGESVGNVRVTMQHFEDALDEVNPSVTPETRERYEEIEKQFRRSEVNREETEPGTAFQ encoded by the coding sequence ATGAATCTCACCGTCAGGCCCTTAAAACAGAAGGACGCCGGGCGCCGCCTCGCGGCGATCGACCGCATCGCCGCCGAGGAGCTCGGACTCTCCGGCGGGGACATCATCCGCGTCGAGGGACCGGACGGCGCCGCGATCGCCCGCGTCTGGCCCGGTTACCCCGAGGACGACGGGACCGGCGTTGTGCGCATCGACGGTCGGCTTCGCCAGGAGGCCGACGTCGGGATCGACGACCGCGTGACCGTCGAGTCGGTCGACGTCTCACGGGCGGAGTCGGTGACGATCGCGTTCCCGAGCCAGCTCCGCGTGCGTGGACAGATATCTCCGTTCATCCGCGACAAGCTCTCCGGTCAGCCGGTGACTGAGGGGCAGACGATCCGCACGTCGCTCGGCTTCGGGCTGATGGGCGGCCAGTCGCAGGCGGTGCCGATGAAGGTCGCCTCGACGACCCCCTCGGGAACCGTCGTCATCACCGACGACACCGAGATCGAAATCTCGGAGGTCCCCGCAGAGGAGCTGACCGGGCCGAGCGAGGCCGGCGGCTCCGGCGATGGACCGGACGTGACCTACGAGGATATTGGCGGCCTCGACAACGAACTCGAACAGGTCCGAGAGATGATCGAGCTGCCGATGCGGCACCCGGAGCTGTTCAAGCGGCTCGGCATCGACCCGCCGAAGGGCGTCCTCCTGCACGGCCCGCCGGGCACGGGGAAGACCCTGATCGCCAAGGCCGTCGCCAACGAGATCGACGCGAACTTCCACACAATCTCCGGCCCGGAGATCATGTCGAAGTACTACGGCGAGTCGGAGGAGAAGCTCCGTGAGGTGTTCGAGGAGGCGTCCGAGGAGGCACCCGCGATCATCTTCATGGACGAGCTTGACTCCATCGCGCCCAAACGCGAGGAGGCCGGCGGCGACGTGGAGCGCCGCGTCGTGGCCCAGCTGCTCTCGCTGATGGACGGGCTCGAAGAGCGCGGCGAGGTCGTCGTCATCGGGGCGACGAACCGCGTCGACGCCATCGACCCCGCGCTCCGGCGCGGTGGCCGGTTCGACCGCGAGATCGAGGTCGGCGTCCCCGACCGCGACGGGCGCAAGGAGATCCTGCAGGTCCACACGCGGAACATGCCGCTCGTGGACGGGATCGACCTCGACGAGTACGCGGAGAACACCCACGGCTTCGTCGGCGCGGATCTGGAGTCGCTGGCGAAAGAGTCCGCGATGCACGCGCTGCGGCGCATCCGTCCCGAACTCGACCTCGAAAGCGACGAGATCGACGCCGACGTGCTGAACTCCATCCAGGTCACGGAGTCCGACTTCAAGGAGGCGATGAAGGGGATCGAACCCTCCGCGCTGCGCGAGGTGTTCGTTGAGGTCCCCGACGTCAGCTGGGACCAGGTCGGGGGCTTGGAGGACACCAAAGAGCGGCTCCGCGAGACGATCCAGTGGCCGCTCGAGTACCCCGAGGTGTTCGAGGAACTCGACATGCAGGCCGCCAAGGGCGTGCTGATGTACGGCCCGCCGGGCACGGGGAAGACCCTGCTCGCGAAGGCGGTCGCCAACGAGAGCGAGTCGAACTTCATCTCGATCAAGGGGCCCGAGCTGTTGAACAAGTTCGTGGGCGAGTCCGAGAAGGGTGTCCGCGAGGTGTTCAGCAAGGCTCGCGAGAACGCGCCGACGATCGTGTTCTTCGACGAGATCGATTCGATCGCGACTGAGCGCGGCAAGAACTCCGGCGACTCCGGCGTCGGCGAGCGCGTCGTCTCCCAGCTGCTGACGGAGCTCGATGGGCTCGAATCGCTGGAGGATGTGGTCGTCATCGCGACGACGAACCGTCCGGACCTGATCGACTCGGCGCTACTCCGGCCCGGCCGGCTCGACCGCCACGTGCACGTGCCCGTGCCGGACGAGGAGGCCCGCCGGAAGATCCTGGAAGTCCACACCCGGAACAAGCCGCTGGCCGACGACGTCGACTTGGACGCCATCGCCCGGAAGACCGAGGGCTACGTCGGCGCCGACATCGAAGCGGTGACCCGCGAGGCGTCGATGAACGCCTCCCGAGAGCTCATCGGCAGTGTCTCGCGCGAGGAAGTGGGCGAGTCCGTGGGCAACGTCCGCGTGACGATGCAGCACTTCGAGGACGCCTTAGACGAGGTGAACCCGAGCGTCACTCCCGAGACGCGCGAGCGCTACGAGGAGATCGAAAAGCAGTTCCGGCGGTCGGAGGTCAATCGCGAGGAGACCGAACCCGGCACCGCGTTCCAGTAA
- a CDS encoding DUF7127 family protein, giving the protein MNPQQTRSTGDGPLLRRFEYEDGWIVAADLGADAENVSVDTVGETAIVVIEGDGEPIESEFELPGAAASTAVANGVVTVEGER; this is encoded by the coding sequence ATGAATCCCCAACAGACCCGATCGACCGGCGACGGCCCGCTGCTCCGCCGGTTCGAGTACGAGGATGGGTGGATCGTCGCCGCCGATCTTGGTGCCGACGCCGAGAACGTCTCCGTCGACACCGTCGGCGAGACCGCTATCGTCGTGATAGAGGGCGACGGTGAGCCGATCGAGTCGGAGTTCGAACTGCCGGGGGCGGCCGCGTCGACCGCGGTCGCGAACGGCGTGGTTACGGTGGAGGGCGAGCGATGA
- a CDS encoding alpha/beta fold hydrolase encodes MERVTHHDRDTAYRVSDRGGDGPTVCFIHGSGGSKDVWKAQARVSDRFPVVALDLSGHGDSGDIDASAGPEALDAYADDVVAVAEATGATVLCGNSLGGAVALRVALERDLPLDGLVLAGTGAKLAVAEPLRDALATDFDRVIELLHEPDRLFHDAPPEYVELSRAGMRECGRAVTERDFRTCHAFDVRDRLDEIAVPSLAVVGEHDALTPVEYHDYLADRIDDCERAVIEGAAHLAMLEQPDAFNTALAAFCSRLSRAST; translated from the coding sequence ATGGAGCGGGTCACGCACCACGACCGCGACACTGCCTACCGAGTCTCCGACCGCGGCGGCGACGGACCGACAGTCTGTTTTATCCACGGGAGCGGGGGGAGCAAAGACGTCTGGAAGGCGCAGGCGCGCGTGAGCGACCGATTCCCGGTCGTCGCGCTCGACCTGTCTGGCCACGGCGACAGCGGCGACATCGACGCCTCCGCCGGTCCCGAGGCGCTCGACGCGTACGCGGACGACGTGGTCGCCGTCGCGGAGGCGACGGGAGCGACCGTCCTCTGTGGCAACTCGCTAGGCGGAGCCGTCGCGCTGCGGGTCGCCTTGGAGCGCGACCTGCCGCTCGACGGGCTCGTACTCGCCGGGACGGGTGCGAAGCTCGCCGTCGCTGAACCCCTCCGCGATGCGCTCGCGACCGACTTCGACCGGGTGATCGAGCTGCTCCACGAGCCCGATCGGCTGTTCCACGACGCGCCACCGGAGTACGTCGAACTGTCGCGCGCCGGGATGCGTGAGTGCGGGCGCGCCGTCACCGAACGCGACTTCCGCACCTGCCACGCCTTCGACGTCCGCGACCGGCTCGACGAGATCGCGGTGCCGTCGCTCGCGGTCGTCGGCGAGCATGACGCGCTCACGCCCGTCGAGTACCACGATTACCTCGCAGACCGGATCGACGACTGCGAGCGCGCAGTGATCGAGGGTGCCGCACATCTCGCGATGCTCGAACAACCGGACGCGTTCAACACGGCGCTGGCGGCGTTTTGCTCGCGGCTCTCGCGAGCGTCGACGTAG
- a CDS encoding Hsp20/alpha crystallin family protein, giving the protein MSALRDALRDLPDAVFADLLESDEGYVLVVDLPGATAETTEVLAEDGRIVIEGRREKEVPDGFRYVREDRPLFLDAELPLPSDADGSGADAEMDRGVLEMTIPKRTDGASRTIPVDEAGDDEADA; this is encoded by the coding sequence ATGTCAGCGTTACGCGACGCGCTCCGGGACCTCCCGGACGCGGTGTTTGCGGACCTGCTTGAATCCGACGAGGGCTACGTGCTCGTCGTCGACCTCCCTGGCGCCACCGCCGAGACCACCGAGGTCCTCGCGGAGGACGGCCGAATCGTCATCGAGGGACGCCGTGAGAAGGAGGTCCCCGACGGGTTCCGCTACGTGCGCGAGGACCGACCGCTGTTTCTCGACGCGGAACTTCCCCTCCCGAGCGACGCGGACGGCAGCGGCGCCGACGCTGAGATGGACCGCGGGGTTCTCGAAATGACGATCCCCAAGCGGACCGATGGCGCCTCCCGTACGATCCCGGTCGACGAGGCCGGCGACGACGAAGCCGACGCCTGA
- a CDS encoding ABC1 kinase family protein, with amino-acid sequence MVTLVNLRAYWRFFVVMRRFSPLIVAYWRDRKRYFLFGGGREVDAETQRERAAILLDILLTLGPTFIKLGQILSTRPDILPPAYIDVLEGLQDDVPPAPWEESKIVLEDELGPVDETFDDFDREPISGASLGQVYTARYEGSDVAVKVRRPKIESLVEADLRTIRWSIPLVRKFTGSGRAFSLENLADEFAKTIREEMDYNRERAMLEEIRANFADEDRIRIPTAFEAVSGPRVLTMEYIPGTKISDVDALDDAGHDRNAIAETLQDVYLQMIIDDGVFHADPHPGNLAVDDDGAVIFYDFGMAGRVDPFIQEKIVDFYVAVARQDIDGILDTLIAMGTLSPEADREVMGNVMELAIADASGEDIEQYQVNQIIEQVESTIYEFPLRLPPDLALVLRVATVVEGVCVTLDPEFDFISTATEYLKEEGYYEQTARNLAEGAGQQAQKTAEALFTVPPKADDFLDRANRGDLHIDVTIDDGSNVLDKLAMRIAYSVLLAVGVLSSTILYSFAQSWRLAAVVLLLAAPLAVALYRSFRKKRGIRTTPQFTRQGMKKRRDD; translated from the coding sequence GTGGTTACGCTGGTCAATCTCCGTGCCTACTGGCGGTTTTTCGTGGTCATGCGGCGCTTCTCGCCGCTGATCGTCGCCTACTGGCGAGACCGGAAGCGGTACTTCCTGTTCGGCGGGGGCCGCGAGGTCGACGCCGAGACCCAGCGAGAGCGCGCCGCTATTCTCCTCGACATCCTGCTCACGCTCGGCCCCACGTTCATCAAGCTCGGGCAGATCCTCTCGACGCGGCCGGACATCCTCCCGCCAGCCTACATCGACGTGTTGGAGGGGCTCCAAGACGACGTACCGCCGGCTCCGTGGGAGGAGTCGAAGATCGTCCTCGAAGATGAGCTCGGACCGGTCGACGAGACGTTCGACGACTTCGACCGGGAGCCGATAAGCGGCGCGAGCCTCGGGCAGGTGTACACCGCCCGCTACGAGGGGAGCGACGTGGCCGTCAAGGTCCGCCGTCCGAAGATCGAGTCGCTCGTCGAGGCCGACCTCCGGACGATCCGGTGGTCGATCCCGCTGGTCAGGAAGTTCACCGGCAGCGGGCGGGCGTTCTCCTTGGAGAACCTCGCCGACGAGTTCGCGAAGACGATCCGCGAGGAGATGGACTACAACCGCGAACGGGCGATGCTCGAAGAGATCCGCGCCAACTTCGCCGACGAAGACCGGATCCGGATCCCGACCGCCTTCGAGGCAGTCTCCGGCCCGCGCGTGCTCACGATGGAGTATATCCCCGGAACCAAGATCAGCGACGTCGACGCGCTCGACGACGCAGGGCACGACCGGAACGCCATCGCCGAGACGCTCCAGGACGTGTACCTCCAGATGATCATCGATGACGGCGTATTCCACGCCGACCCCCATCCCGGGAACCTCGCCGTCGACGACGACGGTGCCGTGATCTTCTACGACTTCGGGATGGCCGGACGGGTGGACCCGTTCATTCAGGAGAAGATCGTCGACTTCTACGTCGCGGTCGCCCGCCAGGACATCGACGGCATCCTCGACACGCTGATCGCGATGGGCACCCTCTCGCCGGAGGCCGACCGCGAGGTGATGGGGAACGTGATGGAGCTTGCCATCGCGGACGCCAGCGGCGAGGACATCGAGCAGTACCAGGTGAACCAGATCATCGAACAGGTGGAGTCGACCATCTACGAGTTCCCCCTCCGACTCCCGCCGGACCTCGCGCTCGTGTTGCGCGTCGCCACCGTCGTCGAGGGGGTCTGTGTCACCCTCGATCCCGAGTTCGACTTCATCTCGACCGCGACGGAGTATCTCAAAGAAGAGGGGTACTACGAGCAGACCGCCCGAAACCTCGCCGAGGGCGCCGGACAACAGGCCCAGAAAACGGCTGAGGCGCTGTTTACGGTCCCGCCGAAGGCAGACGACTTTCTCGACCGGGCGAACCGCGGTGACCTCCACATCGACGTCACGATCGACGACGGCTCGAACGTCCTCGACAAGCTCGCGATGCGGATCGCTTACTCGGTGCTGCTCGCCGTCGGCGTGCTCTCCTCGACAATCCTCTACTCGTTCGCTCAGTCGTGGCGGCTCGCGGCGGTCGTACTCCTGCTCGCCGCCCCGCTCGCCGTCGCGCTCTACCGCTCGTTCCGGAAGAAGCGCGGGATCCGGACGACGCCTCAGTTTACCAGACAGGGGATGAAAAAGCGGCGCGACGACTGA